The Cherax quadricarinatus isolate ZL_2023a chromosome 51, ASM3850222v1, whole genome shotgun sequence DNA window gccatGTATACACTATATGGAGTTAATTAACCTCTACAGCTTCTTCATTTAGTATAGTCACCCTTATTACCCTTACATTGAAGTAGTAGGTTGATGCATTTTAGAACATCCTTAGGTTATTTGGGTATTCATCTTCCACCTataatatttctttgttctgttCCCTCTCAAGCTGAACAATCTGTCCTGGTACAATGCTATTTTCACATTTACTTTCTTGGTCTCGAATGCATAATTGTATATGGCATTTTATTAATTTCTTGTTGATTATGGAAATCTCATTCAGATATTGGCAgatatcttatttttttttttttactttttttctttttaacaagtcggctgtctcccaccgagacagggtgacccaaaaagaaagaaaatccccaaaaagaaaatactttcatcatcattcagcactctCATCTcaatcacacataatcactgtttttgcagaggtgctcagaatacaacagtttagaagcatatacgtataaagatacacaacatatccctccaaactgccaatatcaagATCTTAATAAATGTTTTTAATGCTAATAAAATATTTAAAGCTCTAATCAAGTAATTATTCATTTGCAGGCTATTCGTGGATTCTGCCATTTATACAGTGGTCAGGAAGCCATCTGTGTGGGTGTAAAAGCAGCTCTTAGATCACAAGATTCAGTTATTACTGCATATCGTGATCATGGATGGGCCTATGTGATGGGCTGCTCTATTGTTAGTAAGTCTAATTTTCTTTCTACAAGTAAACAAATTTTTAAAAATActactgtaaatacctttgtacaTGATAAAATTGGAGCAATGTTTTTTAGAGGTTTGATTATAGTCTTTATGTTCTGGGTGTATGCcagtagtgtgtgtacagtgcAAAAATGTGTCCCTGACATATGAAGTTTCAGCTTAGTATTTGTCATTAAAGTATGCTACATGGCAGACACCCCACATAGATTAATATCCAAAATAATACCCTACCCTGGTAGGTTTTTCAGCGAGACAAAAAATTATGCTGGCCTTGCAACTTGAAGCGAGATGTCGCAGAATTCCTTAAGGTTACTGGTTTCATCCTAAGTGTTGTCTAGGCTTACATGGTGGGTAGGCTTATGTCTTTGGTACATCTGCTCTGTGTAGTCTTGTGCTGAGTTTGTCAGAAAGTTTTGGCTACCGATGAATTAATATGGAATGAAGTAAGAAAgattgattaaccctttgactgtttctgacatatatatacttcttacaagccagtgtttttgaagtatttatactccaaaattctagtggcttcaaatcaagcaggagtaagctggtaggcccataggcccacatgtgagaaaatgggtctgagtggtcagtgctCAATATAAAAAAATtcttgcagcacgcagtgcataatgagaaaaaaaaaactccagccatgtttttggattaaaatgctaactttgaggtgtattttcctatagtatttatggttgtattctcattttcttagtctcatttgatagaatggaacacatattacagaaatagaggtaattggtttcacgatgaaaaagACCTTGTAACTGAGCTTAATGTAGtgaaaatgttcaatttttgctgatgttcaagagtaaacaaatgatgtcattgtccaataagtgtccaactagccattctaatacgcagtcacgactgggttgacattatttatacaactattacaataatgcagtagtccgcataacagtaaatcttctattttttgtttgaataaaaagcGTGTAGAACAATCATTCTTCTATATTTGTGAAAATCAGGTCACTTGATTCATAAATATTGGCTCTACAGCCCCAAATAGGTAAATAACCTACTTCCAAGATATAGGCCGATACGTGCGGCAGCCCAGGTGTGTGgggaaatgtttttttttttccccgaaaagTTCGCTTTCTTTAGACTGTTTCCAtaacctacgagtgtttattacagttagcCATCGTCAAACTCTGTTTTCTCTCATCATAATGACTAGATAATGGGTATATGGCCTTGAGATGGCTTTGGTCCATAAAGTTCCTTTCCTCTCAAGCGTCATATTATgctatacatgtatattattggcagtttggagggatatgttgtgtatctttatacgtatatgcttctaaactgttgtattctgagcacctctgcaaaagcagtgataatgtgtgtgtgtggtgaaagtgttgaatgatgaaagtattttctttttggggattttctttcttttttttgggtcaccctgcctcggtgggagacgaccgacttgttgaaaaaaaaaaatgtatattatttGTTCTGGCATACTTTTTATGTttttatgctattattatatcaCCTTTTGTCAtttgtgataggtaaataagccttataattgatattagcatGGGTATGGAATAcaatggacccccgccttacgaacgcatcgcgttatgttaaatccaccatacgaagcatttgaacgcaaaaattttgcctcgcctcacgataaaaaactcacgttacgtgattcgtccaggacgcgtcccacgtgtggcctcagtgccagtgtttacaagccagccagtgcggtcgcatctacatatacattcagtacatttcacattatccgtgtttttagtgcttgtaactgcaaaataagtcaccatggaccccaagaaagcttctagtgccatccctgtggtaaaaagggtgagaattagaatggaattgaaaaaagagattaaggaaatgtgtgtaaagtgggttgaactgcaaacctttacggatgaaaatcaccctgacacagctactgcaagccgtgttggcaccctgtacaatgacaatgttatggcccattttaggaatgtcttaaaggaacgggaggtacagagctctatggacagatttgttgtgcgactgaggtccagtggctctcaagctggtcctagtggcattaaaagaggaagggaagtaaccccagaaaaggacttgctacctcaagtcctaatggaaggggattccccttctaataacttccacactctcccctcctcccatcccatcaatcatcaccagatcttcaataaaggtaagtgtcatgtattctatttttagtagagtagtaattgtgcaagtcttcttcagtttgtgtgtattgaaattaatatttcatgtggtaaaaaaattttttttttcatactttggggtgtcaggaacggattaatttgatttccattatttcttatggggaaaattaattcagctaacgataatttcgtcttacaatgagctctcaggaacggattaatatcgtaaggcgggggtccactgtattttgttgaCTGGTGTATCTGCCATGTCAGCACTTATTCCCAGAGGATGTTCCTGATTGGTTCCCAGACCATAATAGctccgcccactccaccacaatctcagatggtgaatttgtattatattagatgTAGAGATATaagaaaatgataaaaaaaaaaaaaacacggaaaAAAAAAAGCGTCACCTTGCATACTACACAAGGCGCTGTCACCATACATATTATAAATGACTACAATTCCTTGTAGAAACATcatataatgatgataattataccagtgttgccagaaagttcagctattttttggtatgaATAACTAAATTTTCGTgttttctttttatttatttttactcCGTGTGCCGCACCTGGCACATGCCCCTAAAGAAATAGCTACTattttggttgactggaacaatggaattagccgaaaatagggctcaaagtgggcgaaatcgccaatgtgtaaatatcgccaagatcgctaacttcgtgagtgtaattccatgagttttttaTCAAATTTCCTACTATTGGCGTCATTACAGTTAGGacaagattctctatcatttcataagaaaaaatattaaattttttttttaaattcttcgacactgagagcaagtttgtgagcaggggtctcaaaAGTCAAAGGGTTTGGACTATGCGTAAGGTGATGTATGTGCCATTCTGAAAAGCCGGTTAGGAAACAAATAATAGTGAATGTATTTgctttgtgtcaccctgcctaggcATGAAATGACCAGTGTAAATAAAGGATCTAAGGGATGTTATCTTACACCTAATGTTTTTTGGCAGGTATCATGGCTGAGCTAACTGGGAGAACACAAGGCGTAGCTCGAGGCAAGGGAGGCTCCATGCATATGTACACAAAGAACTTCTATGGTGGTAATGGTATTGTAGGGGCTCAAGTCCCAGTTGGTGCAGGTGTTGCTTTAGCTAACAAATATCTAGAGAATGGAGGCATCTGTGTTGCACtttatggtgatggtgctgcCAATCAAGTGAGTTTTAAAATTTTcactactgtactgtattgaAATACAAGTTTCTTGTGGTCTGCTCAGCTATTGAATACCCCATTTCCATGTTATGAACTGTTGTCTGAAGTGTTTAAATTTATAGATGATATTTTTGAGTACAAATAGTAAAATTATCCTTTATCAGAGGTTGGACTGGTGATAATGCAGTAAGATGTTCTTTTTGTGTTGAGGTCACAAGGTACTCGTTCTTGGGAGAGAGAATATTAGTGAAGATATCTTCGGCAGGTATGCATTGCCTAATAATGTATTTTTAGGTTGCACGCCCAGTAATAAGCCTATAAAATTGTATGGGAGCTTTATGAAGCAAAATGTATTATAAAGTTACCATACAGGAAATTTTTGCTCAAGGAACATTCTAAGCAAAGATAGGTACACTATGGGAAAATAGCACAGTGGGTCCTGAGTATTGCCAGTGGGAGTGCTTGGCCCTTCCTGTTCCATGGAAATGTCATGTTTTTCTGCTGATTGAGAGTAAAGGACATTCATCTCACTCATTGATGCTTGCAGGTAACCGTTGCTTTCTCTGCAACTTGCAGCATTCATGACATATGTACAGTATTGATTTGGGCTGATAGTTTAATAGAGTGCTATTTTTAAGCTATTAGAATTTTATTAATTTCTTATTTTAGAGATTTTGTTTCAGGGAGTGCTCTATAATATAAAAAGCACTGAATGACATCAAGGGCCTAGCGCTCTGTAAAtccaaaaaaaactttcaccatcatcagAAAATAAATATGTTAAGTTAATTAATGAAGCCTTGTTATCCTAGGATGGCAGGTTCTCTGCTCTCTAGTCATCCTTTGAATCATGTGGGTGTACTCAGGGTTGCTAGCCAGAATGTATATGCATAATTTAAGATCAGTTTTATACAGGTAAAATTCTAAGTAGCTGATTGAAGTATTTGTTATAATTTACAGGGTCAGCTTTATGAGGCTTACAACATGGCTAAGCTCATGAGTCTTCCAGCTGTTTTCATTTGTGAGAACAATGGTTATGGCATGGGTACCAGTGTGGACCGTGCCTCAGCTTCTACCAATTATTACACACGAGGAGATTATGTTCCAGGAATTTGGGCAAGTAATAGTTATCTACAGTAGATTATAATGTCCAGATACAGTATAGTCTCCATAcataaataacttttaaaaaatcTTGGGAAAGCTTTGTATTTCTTACCAAATTGGAGCAGTTTAAGTACCTTAGGTGTACAGTATTAAGAAAGTAATGAAAATTCCAGTCTTTAGTTTTCAGCAGGCAATTTACAGGAAAACTATTGTTGTTACATCTTATATGAATTTTGCTTGGGAGACTTGTCTTCACAATCTTTGGATGAGGAATCCAGCATTTACATTTGTGTAAATGGTAAAGATATTCTGCTGTTTGTCCAAATTTCAGTGGTGTATGGCTCCACTTATTATACTTTTTAtgcatagattattattattaattaaaatgTATTTCATGCACAAAGATTTTTATGAAAGTGTATTGTAAGGAAAGGCAATTGTTAAGACAACTAATGTGTTTCTGTAGATTGATGGTATGGATGTACTGAGTGTGCGAGAAGCCATCAGATATTGCATTGACTACTGTACATCAGGAAAAGGCCCATTAGTTTTGGAGGTTGCAACTTATCGTTACCATGGGCATTCAATGTCTGATCCAGGTACTTCCTATCGCACTCGTGATGAAATTCAAGAGGTTCGCCAAACACGTGATCCTATCATGCTTTTCAAAGACCACATTATAGGAGCAGATCTTGTTACTGCTGATGAACTAAAAGTAAGTACAGTATTATGCATCTTAGATTTGGTGGTTGGAGTAAGTTATTCTTACTAATATACAGTAATAACCTATTTATTAAAAAAACTGGGACAAATATCTTGTGTTAAAAGAGACTTGGCAAGAAAAGCTTTTGCCatgacaaaaaaatatttttattttacaatgcatttttcactaaggtttaGTGATCCAAAGTAGGAAACACATTGATCATCTCTCATAGACATTACAATTCAAATGACTCTGAACCACTTCCATGTCTGTCCTtgagagtgcaagcactgtatttCTCTCTTAAAGAACTCTGTTATGATTTCATAGATGTTACCCTGCTTGCACTCCCAACAGCACTTCAAATTCCAAAAATCAGTCTCCACACACATTGTTCTAATAAAGTgctctcacacacctgctggatgaggatttttttttatcacattcATCAAAGCTTTGTGTTGTACTTTAGGCACTGTTTCATTTAACATTGTATGCTTATTTTATGAAATAGAAATTTTTATTGTAGATTAATacaaatatttatatttattactaATTTATCATTTCactgaagtgctaaacccatgagaGTCACAGTATCTTCTTGAATGGGAggcagatttgatccaaggaatggaagGATAGCtcaaattctttggatcaagagcccttcactgacaTTGAGGAATCTTCCTTGAAGGGTAACTTTGGCTGAAATCTTTATGAAATGTATTTAGCATTTTTTGACATCTAATGAATTAGCTAAGCTCATTGttaagaaacttttttttttctccccccCTAGAAAATTGACAATGAAGTACGCAAAGAAGTTGATGAAGCTGTGAAGATTGCCAAGACTGATAAGGAAATTGCAGTTCAGGAATTAGCTACTGATGTTTATTTGAATCCTGTCGAGACTACTATTCGGGGCACAACTCCTTTTGATCCTTACACACATCGGCGTCTAAGTAAAGTTGCCAATTTACACTAAATTAATTTTAGCAATGCACCATTGCAATTTTCAACATCTTTGTTTTTTATACAAAATGCTGAAGTTAACTTGTAGCCAATATTTATAAATTGTTAAACTATCAAAATATTACTTTGCAGCCTAGCATGTGTATTTTAGTTGGGGTATTGACATTTAAATGAGATTGTTGTAAATATGTTGCCAAGAAGTTTAGGCTTATTGCTTTGAACTCCATATACCATTTATTATTCAGTCACTCATGTTTTAACATTTAGAATTCTGTTAACATTTGAAGTTACTAAACTTTGAGAGTTGGTAATAAGCCAAGGAAAAAATAAACTTCTTGGAAGATATTTTGGTGGTAGTTCTCAGGATTACCAAAAATTATGTGAACCTTGATGcacaaatgtagatatacactgcTGTACATATTAATAAAATAGTTAACCATTATTTATTATCTACTTGGAgaggtgctaaacccataggggtccaACAGTGCATGGGAGGCAACCAAGTTCAATCCAAGATGAGGATGAATTCAAAAGTAACCCCCAGTTCAGAAACTCATTACATTTCCATgtatcctggaccactgtcaagttcCAAGAAAGAGAAGGGGGATAGAAGAGTGTGGTAGTAATAAggtagttgtagtaatggtggaaGTGTAGAACACAATAACAAAGGAGCAGTGTAGACCTATTGATCTATGCTGGGAGGACTAGAGACAGTAACTAGTAAATTATATCTCAAGGTAGTAGAAATCAAAGTAACTAGACACTAAAAACCTATTCCCAAGGGGCCGAGAAGCATTACAGTAGTCTAAGTGGCTCCCAATACgaaagggggaaaaaagggagggggggggtcagGACACAGGAAATGCAAAAAGAGGTAATGATAAAGTAATGAATGTTATGAAAACTAGAGCATTTGACTATTTGAGAAAGACAGGCATCTACAGAAACCAAACCAGGATTAAAGTTCATGTTATGAATGTAAACAAGGGCTGATTTGATAAGACAGCAGCTTAAAATGGTAGATAGTTTTAGCAAGACCAATTAACAGAAAAGAGCAGTTAGTATCAGCAAGGCAAGCATATCTTGTACATTTAAGTTTGTCAAGAGTGGCCAGTTTTACAAAAGTATTA harbors:
- the LOC128694712 gene encoding probable pyruvate dehydrogenase E1 component subunit alpha, mitochondrial isoform X1, with amino-acid sequence MLSKIVRAVVTQSQSNKYSAWSGARSTASLMWTDFWELSMRALAPFMTSVRRGGTVTEATFQTQPYKLHRLDEPPSTTSICSRDDALLFYRQMQIIRRLESASSNLYKEKAIRGFCHLYSGQEAICVGVKAALRSQDSVITAYRDHGWAYVMGCSIVSIMAELTGRTQGVARGKGGSMHMYTKNFYGGNGIVGAQVPVGAGVALANKYLENGGICVALYGDGAANQGQLYEAYNMAKLMSLPAVFICENNGYGMGTSVDRASASTNYYTRGDYVPGIWIDGMDVLSVREAIRYCIDYCTSGKGPLVLEVATYRYHGHSMSDPGTSYRTRDEIQEVRQTRDPIMLFKDHIIGADLVTADELKKIDNEVRKEVDEAVKIAKTDKEIAVQELATDVYLNPVETTIRGTTPFDPYTHRRLSKVANLH
- the LOC128694712 gene encoding probable pyruvate dehydrogenase E1 component subunit alpha, mitochondrial isoform X2, which gives rise to MLSKIVRAVVTQSQSNKRALAPFMTSVRRGGTVTEATFQTQPYKLHRLDEPPSTTSICSRDDALLFYRQMQIIRRLESASSNLYKEKAIRGFCHLYSGQEAICVGVKAALRSQDSVITAYRDHGWAYVMGCSIVSIMAELTGRTQGVARGKGGSMHMYTKNFYGGNGIVGAQVPVGAGVALANKYLENGGICVALYGDGAANQGQLYEAYNMAKLMSLPAVFICENNGYGMGTSVDRASASTNYYTRGDYVPGIWIDGMDVLSVREAIRYCIDYCTSGKGPLVLEVATYRYHGHSMSDPGTSYRTRDEIQEVRQTRDPIMLFKDHIIGADLVTADELKKIDNEVRKEVDEAVKIAKTDKEIAVQELATDVYLNPVETTIRGTTPFDPYTHRRLSKVANLH